GACTGCTCGATCGCCACGTATTGACCCTTCGGATCCTGGAAACCCAGGTGCCAGTGGTCGAAGGAGGTGCCGTCGAACCGGACCGAGGTCGCCTTCCAGCTCGCGGACAGTCCGCCGTCGGGCGCGGCGACGGGATACGAGGCCGCGCGCCGGGCGGTGAGGAGCTCCACGTCGTAGCTCACCCGCTTGACGTCGGGCTTCGAGTCGTCGTGCGGGATGAAGAGGTAGATGACTCCCGCCATCAGCCCGATGAGGGCCAGGGAGAGGATCATGTCCCGGACCGTCTTCTGCTTGCCGTTCGTACCTGCCACGCCTCTATCGTCGCAGGTACCCGGGCCCGCTCATCCGTGGGGCCCCCTGCTCATTCTGCTCACCTGGGGATACAGTCGGACCCATACCCTCATCCGGCCGTCGCCGTATCAGAAAGGTGCGCTCCGATGACCGAGAACCACCATCACCTGCCGTCCGAGCTCGAGGTTCCCTCCGAGGCGCCCGACCGCAACCTCGCCCTGGAGCTGGTCCGGGTCACCGAGGCCGCGGCCATGGCCGCGGGCCGCTGGGTCGGCCGCGGCGAGAAGAACGGGGCCGACGGCGCGGCCGTGCGCGCGATGCGCACCCTCGTCTCGACCGTCTCGATGAACGGCGTCGTCGTCATCGGCGAAGGCGAGAAGGACGAGGCCCCGATGCTGTTCAACGGGGAGCACGTCGGCGACGGGACCGGCCCCGAGTGCGACATCGCCGTCGACCCGATCGACGGCACCACGCTGACCGCCGGGGGCATGCCCAACGCCATCGCGGTGCTCGCCGCCGCCGACCGCGGCACGATGTTCGACCCGTCCGCCGTCTTCTACATGGACAAGCTGGTCACCGGCCCCGAGGCCGCCGACTACGTCGACATCAACGCCCCCGTGCCGGTCAACATCCGCCGGGTCGCCAAGGCGAAGAACTCCACGCCGGAGGACGTCACCGTCGTCATCCTCGACCGGCCGCGCCACGCGGGCCTGATCGAGGAGGTACGGGCCACCGGCGCGCGCATCAAGCTGATCTCCGACGGCGACGTGGCCGGCTCCATCCTCGCGCTGCGCGAGGGCACCGGCATCGACCTGCTGCTGGGCGTGGGCGGCACGCCCGAGGGCATCATCTCGGCCTGTGCGGTCAAGTGCCTGGGCGGCACCATCCAGGGCAAGCTGTGGCCCAAGGACGACGACGAACGGCAGCGGGCCCTCGACGCCGGGCACGACCTGGACCGGGTCCTGACCACGGACGACCTCGTCTCCGGCGAGAACGTCTTCTTCGTCGCCACGGGCATCACCGACGGCGAACTGCTGCGCGGGGTCCGCTACCGCTCGGAGACGGCCACGACGGACTCCATCGTCATGCGGTCCAAGTCCGGCACGGTGCGGCGGATCGACTCCGTCCACCGCCTGAGCAAGCTCCGGGCGTACTCGGCGATCGACTTCGATCGCGGGATGTAGGGAGGGGCGGGGACAGGGTGCCCGCGCCCCGTCAGGGGCGCGAGCAACCACGCACGACGCGCACCCGCCGACCGACAACAACCTCCCGAGCCATGAGGCGCCTTGGGGGTGAGTGGGCCGGCCCGCTCACCCCGCCGCCGCTATCCTCGCCCCCGCCGCCTTCTGCAGTTCCACGTCCCGCCGGCGGCGGCGGGCGAGGACAACTCGGCGCTCCGCGGCGGTCAGTCCGCCCCAGACCCCGTACGGCTCCGGCTGCATCAGCGCGTGCTCCCGGCACTCCACCATCACCGGACAGCGCGCGCACACCCGCTTCGCCGCCTCCTCGCGCGACAGCCGCGCGGCCGTCGGCTCCTTGGACGGTGCGAAGAACAGTCCTGCCTCGTCGCGCCGGCACACGGCCTCCGTGTGCCACGGGGCGTCCTGATCCCGCCCGGGCCCCCGCTGGGACGGAACTGCGGCGACCTGCAGGGACGAATGCGGCGGTTGCAGCACGGTCTACTCCTGACGACGGCTTCGCGAGCGAGAGACGATGCAGCAAGCCTTACCCGTTGTGCGTGGGCCTAAGCGTTGGGTTCCGACTCCGCCGCCTGCCGGTTCAGTGCCCGAGGTGCCGCCGCACCTTGCGATCGGCGTGCCTCAGCTTGCGGTCCACCGTGCGGTCGGCCTGCCTCAGCTTCCGCTCCACCCTGCGCTCCCAGCCGCCGTCGTACTTCCGGTCCAGTTTCCGGTCCAGCGTGCGCGAGACCCGGTCCGTCACCCGCTCCAGGATGTCCGCGACCATCCGGCCCCGCCGGGGCTTCGCCTCGACGTTGCCCAGGACCGCCCAGCCGTCCACGAAGACCGCCGGCGCCTGCGGGTCGCCCGAGTCCAGCGGGCTGACCTCGAAGTTGCCCAGCACACCACCGCCCGTGCCGCGCAGCGACACGTTCTCCGGGACGCGTATCTGCACGTCGCCGAAGACGGATATCGCCTTCACGACGATCTGCTGGTACTCGAACAGCGCCTCGCTCAGGTCTATCTCGACGCTGCCGAAGACCGCGTAGGCGTGGATCCGCCGGCCTGCCCGCCAGCGGCCCTTGCGCACCGCGCTGCTGAACACCGCCACCACGTTCTCGTCGGCCTCCGCGGGTATCGCGGCGGAGGGGCGGCTCGGCGGCGGGGCGGCCGCGCCGGACGGGCGGGTGCCGTGCGCGGCGGGCAGGTCCCGTACGAAGGCGTCGAGCTCGCCGACCGTCTTCGCCGCGAGCACGCCCTCGACGCGCTCGGCGTGCTCGTCCGCGGTGAGCCGGCCCTCGGCCAGGGCGTCGCGGAGCATGTCGGCGATGCGGTCCCGGTCGGCGTCCGAGCAGCGCAGCTCGGTCGGCGGCAGGGGCCGGACGCCGGCGGGGGAGTCGGGCCGGGCATCGGTCGGGGCGGGGCTCTTCTTCAGGTCCACGGCAGCAGCGTACCGAAACGCGATAGATCGCGACTAGCCCCTGTCGAAGCCTGTGGAAAACTCCCGCCCGGCCATGGAGCGAGTGTGCGGTGGGCGCGAAGTGAGCCTTACCTCACAACCTCCCCCTCACCGGCAGGTTCTACGCTGGTGGGCGCTGCCAATGGAGGCCGGCCGCCGTCGCTGAGGAAGCCCGCGGCGCGTCACGTCGAGTGAGGAATGGGCGAGAATGCCTGAGTTCGCGTACACCGATCTGCTCCCCATGGGAGAGGACACCACCCCCTACCGGCTGGTGACCTCCGAGGGTGTCTCCACCTTCGAGGCCGACGGGCGAACGTTCCTCAAGGTTGAGCCGGAGGCCCTGCGCAAGCTCGCCGAAGAGGCGATCCACGACATCCAGCACTATCTGCGCCCGGCCCACCTCGCCCAGCTGCGCCGCATCATCGACGACCCCGAGGCGTCCGGCAACGACAAGTTCGTCGCCCTGGACCTGCTGAAGAACGCCAACATCGCCGCCGCCGGCGTGCTGCCCATGTGCCAGGACACCGGTACCGCGATCGTCATGGGCAAGCGCGGCCAGAACGTGCTCACCGAGGGCGGTGACGAGGCGGCCCTGTCCCGGGGCATCTACGACGCCTACCACAACCTCAATCTGCGCTACTCCCAGATGGCCCCGCTGACCATGTGGGAGGAGAAGAACACCGGCTCCAACCTGCCCGCCCAGATCGAGCTGTACGCGACCGACGGCGGCGCCTACAAGTTCCTGTTCATGGCCAAGGGCGGCGGCAGCGCCAACAAGTCGTTCCTCTACCAGGAGACCAAGGCGGTCCTCAACGAGGGCTCCATGATGAAGTTCCTGGAGGAGAAGATCCGTTCGCTCGGCACGGCCGCCTGCCCGCCGTACCACCTGGCGATCGTCGTCGGCGGCACGAGCGCCGAGTACGCCCTGAAGACCGCCAAGTACGCCTCCGCGCACTACCTCGACGAGATCCCCGCCGAGGGCTCCCCGCTGGGCCACGGCTTCCGCGACAAGGAGCTGGAGGAGAAGGTCTTCGAGCTGACGCAGAAGATCGGCATCGGTGCCCAGTTCGGCGGCAAGTACTTCTGCCACGACGTCCGCGTCGTCCGGCTGCCCCGGCACGGCGCCTCCTGCCCCGTCGCCATCGCCGTCTCCTGCTCCGCCGACCGCCAGGCCGTCGCCAAGATCACCGCCGAGGGCGTCTTCCTGGAGCAGCTCGAGACCGACCCGGCGCGCTTCCTGCCGGAGACCACCGACGCGCACCTGGAGGAGTCCGGTGACGTCGTCAGGATCGACCTCAACCAGCCGATGGACGACATCCTCGCCGAGCTGACCAAGTACCCGGTCAAGACCCGGCTGTCGCTCTCCGGCCCGCTCGTCGTGGCCCGCGACATCGCCCACGCCAAGATCAAGGAGCGGCTGGACGCGGGCGAGGAGATGCCGCAGTACCTCAAGGACCACCCGGTCTACTACGCCGGCCCGGCCAAGACCCCCGAGGGCTACGCCTCCGGCTCCTTCGGTCCGACCACGGCCGGCCGCATGGACTCCTACGTCGAGCAGTTCCAGGCGGCGGGCGGCTCCAAGGTCATGCTCGCCAAGGGCAACCGCAGCAAGCAGGTCACCGACGCGTGCGACGCGCACGGCGGCTTCTACCTCGGCTCCATCGGCGGCCCGGCCGCCCGGCTCGCCCAGGACTGCATCAAGAAGGTCGAGGTCGTCGAGTACGAGGAGCTCGGCATGGAGGCGGTCTGGAAGATCGAGGTCGAGGACTTCCCGGCGTTCATCGTCGTCGACGACAAGGGCAACGACTTCTTCCAGGCCCCCGCCGAGCCGCCCACGTTCACGAGCATCCCGGTACGGGGCCCGGGGCTGGCCTGAGCCGCGCGGGGCACGGGGCACAGGTCCCGTGCGGGGCGCGGGGCCTACGCCTCGCGCCCCCCTTCCGTCCCGCCGTCGTGCTCCTCCTCCGCGAGCGCCGCGTCCAGGCGCTCGCGGGCACCCTCCAGCCAGGTGCGGCACACCTTCGCCAGTTCCTCCCCGCGCTCCCACAGCGTCAGGGACTCCTCCAGCGTCGTGCCCCCCGCCTCCAGCCGCCGGACGACCTCGATCAGCTCGTCCCGCGCCTGCTCGTAGCCGAGCGCCTCGCTCTTCTTCTTCCCGGCGTCCTTGGCCGTGCCGGTGTCCGTGCTGGTCATGCGCTCGCTCACTTCCCGCCGTCGCTGTCCGACTGCTTCCCGTCGCTCTCCACCCGTACGGAGAACTCGCCCTCCGCCACCCGCGCCCGTAGCAGCTCGTCCGCCGTGACCTCGTGCGCGGCGCGCACCACGTGCCCGTCGGCCCGTTGCAGCACCGCGTACCCGCGCTTGAGCGTCGCCGCCGGGGACAGGGCCACCACGCGCGCGTGGGTGTGCGACAGCTCCGACTCCGCGCGGCCGAGCAGATGCCCGAGCGTGCGCCGGGAGCGGTCGGTCAGCGAGGCGATGTGGTCGGCCCGCTCGTCCACCATGCGGTGCGGGTCCTCCATGCAGGGGCGCGCCAGCGCGTGCGCGAGCCCCCGTTCCTCCCGTTCGACGAACGCGTGTGCGCACCGCCGGGCCCGGTCGCGCAGCCCGCGCACCTTCTCCAGCTCCTCGCCGACGTCCGGTACGACCTTCTTCGCCGCGTCGGTCGGGGTGGAGGCGCGCAGGTCGGCCACGTAGTCCAGGAGCGGGGTGTCCGGTTCGTGGCCGATGGCCGAGACCACCGGCGTACGGCAGTCCGCGACCGTCCGTACGAGCTGCTCGTCGGAGAACGGCAGCAGGTCCTCCACGCTGCCGCCGCCGCGCGCCACGACGATCACGTCCACCTCCTCGTGCGCGTCGAGCTCCTTGACGGCCTGGACGACCTGGGGCACCGCGTGCACGCCCTGCACCGGCACGTTGCGCACCTCGAAGCGGACGGCGGGCCAGCGGTGCCGGGCGTTCTCCAGGACGTCCCGCTCGGCGGCCGAGGCCCGCCCGCACACCAGTCCGACGAGCTGGGGCAGGAAGGGCAGCGGCTTCTTGCGGCCGGGCGCGAACAGACCCTCGGCGGCGAGGGACTTCTTCAGCTGTTCGAGCCGCGCCAGCAGCTCGCCCACGCCCACCGGCCGTATCTCGGCGGCCCGCAGCGAGAGCTGCCCGCGTGGTGCGTACCACTCCGGTTTCGCGTGGACGACGACGCGGGCGCCCTCGCTCACCACGTCGGCCACGGCGTCGAACACCTGGCGGTAGCAGGTGACGCCGACCGAGATGTCGTGCGACGGGTCGCGCAGGGTCAGGAACACGACTCCGGCGCCCGGCCGGCGCGAGAGCTGGGTGATCTGACCCTCCACCCAGACCGCGCCGAGCCGGTCGATCCACCCCCCGATGAGCCGCGACACCTGTCCCACGGGCAGTGGAGTGTCGGCGGACGTGTTGACAGCCATGCGCCGAGCGTAACGGCCGGGTACGACAACACCGCCGGCGCCGCCCGGGAGCGGGGCGCCATGGGACCCCCCGGGCGCCCCCGCCCGCCCCGGTCCACCCCCGGGCCGTCCGCGGTGACGCCCTACGATGGGGAACATGAGCGCTTCGCCTGCCCGCCGCCGTGTCCTGCTCGCCGCCCCCCGTGGCTACTGCGCGGGCGTCGACCGCGCGGTGATCGCCGTCGAGAAGGCCCTGGAGCAGTACGGGGCCCCCGTCTACGTCCGCCACGAGATCGTGCACAACAAGTACGTCGTGCAGACCCTGGAGAAGAAGGGCGCGATCTTCGTCGAGCGCACGGAGGAGGTGCCGCCGGGCAACATCGTGATGTTCTCCGCGCACGGCGTCGCCCCGGTCGTCCACGAGGAGGCCGAGCGGGGCCGCCTCGCCACCATCGACGCGACCTGCCCCCTGGTGACCAAGGTCCACAAGGAGGCCGTCCGGTTCGCCAAGGACGACTACGACATCCTCCTGATCGGGCACGAGGGCCACGAGGAGGTCATCGGCACGTCCGGCGAGGCCCCCGAGCACATCACGCTCGTCGACGGCCCCGAGGACGTCGCCAACGTGGAGGTGCGCGACCCGTCGAAGGTCGTCTGGCTCTCCCAGACCACCCTCTCGGTGGACGAGACCATGGAGACCGTCGACGCCCTCAAGGGCAAGTTCCCGCAGCTCCTCTCGCCGCCGAGCGACGACATCTGCTACGCCACGCAGAACCGGCAGCTCGCCGTGAAGCAGATGGGCGCCGAGGCGGACCTCGTCATCGTGGTCGGCTCGCGCAACTCCTCGAACTCCAAGCGGCTGGTCGAGGTCGCCAAGCTCGCCGGGGCGCGCGCCGCGTACCTGGTCGACTTCGCGGACGAGATCGACGAGGTGTGGCTGGAGGGCGTCTCGACGGTGGGTGTGACGTCCGGGGCGTCGGTGCCGGAGGTGCTCGTCGAGCAAGTGCTCGAATGGCTCACGGGGCACGGCTTCGAGGACGTCGAGATCGTCAAGGCGGCGGAGGAGTCCATCGCCTTCTCCCTGCCCAAGGAGCTGCGCCGGGACCTCCGCGAGGAGGCGGCCGCCCTGGTGGCGGAGCGCAAGGGGGCGACGGGCTGACGGAGCGCCACGTAACGTAAGCCCATGCAGATCTTCGGTGTGGACATCGGCGGCTCCGGAATCAAGGGCGCCCCCGTGGACCTGGACAAGGGCGACCTCGCGGAGGAGCGCTGCAAGGTGCTCACCCCGCATCCGGCGACGCCGGACACGGTGGCCGACGGCGTGAAGCAGGTCGTCGACCACTTCGGGTGGACGGGGCCGGTGGGGGTCACGTTCCCGGGTGTCGTCACCGGCGGCAGCACGGTGCGTACGGCGGCGAACGTGGACGCGAGCTGGGTCGACACCGATGCGCGGGCGCTGCTGGGCGAGCGGCTGGGTGGGCTGCCGGTGACGGTGCTCAACGACGCCGACGCGGCGGGGGTCGCCGAGATGCGGTTCGGAGCGGGGCGGGGGCGCCGGGGCACGGTGATCCTGCTGACGTTCGGTACGGGCATCGGGAGTGCCGTCTTCACCGATGGCGTGTTGGTTCCGAACACGGAACTGGGTCACCTGGAGCTGAACGGTCACGATGCGGAGAAGCGGGCCTCCAGCAAGGTGAAGGAGGACGAGGACATGTCCTGGGAGCGGTGGGCGCGGCGGGTGCAGAAGTATCTGGCGCACGTGGAGATGCTGTTCTCGCCGGAGCTGTTCGTGATCGGTGGCGGGGTGAGCCGCAAGGCGCACAAGTTCCTGCCGCACGTCGAGGGCATCAGGGCGGCGATCGTTCCGGCGGAGCTGCAGAACAACGCGGGGATCGTGGGTGCGGCGATGAGGGCGGCCCAGCAACTCTGAGGCGCCCCGCGCAAGCAGGGTTTCGCCCCCGCCGCCCTTACCCTTCCCATCCCCAGGGGCTCCGCCCCTTCAACCCCGACGGGGGCTCCGCCCCCTGGACCCCCGAAACACAGGCACCGCGCCCCGGCCAGGGGCGGGGGGAACCGCGCGAGTAACCACGACGCGGGCGCGCCGTGGGAGCCGCCCCGCGCCACCCCTCCCGCTCAGCGCGCCGCCGGCCTCCCCGGCCGACGCGCCGCACCACCCCTCCCGGCTCCGCCGGAACCCCCGGCTCCGCCGGGCCGGGCCGCGCCGCCCGCACGGGCACCCGCCCCTGCCCGCCGTCGGCCGACCGCCCGTACCGCCACCACCACCCCCGCTACCAACGTCCCCCCGTACAGCCACCCCGCCTGTGTCGCGAGTGCGGTGATCAGGGCCATGAGGCGGCCTCCGAGGCCGCCGTCGCCGGGGACCACCGGGAGCAGACCGGTGCCGAAGGCGATCGGCGCCACCACCGGCGCCGTCAGCAGGTCGCCCGGCCGGATCCAGAGCGCCGTCAGTACGCACACCGGCAGGAACAGCACCCCGTACGCCGTCAACGAGCCCCCGAACAGCACCCGGTCCAGGAACCCCAGCACCAGCATCGCCGCCCCCGCGAACAGCCCCCCGCCCAGCCCGGTGAGCCGGGGGTTGGGCAGCCGCCGGGCCACCGGCCGGACAGCAGGCCGGACAGCAGGCCGGACGGCAGGCCGGACCGCGGCCCCCGAGCCCGACGGTCCGGGCCGTCGCGCCCCCGCCCCGCGCCCGCGCACGTCGCGCACGCCGGGCGCGACCGCCGGCCGCCGCCCGCCCTGCGGGGGCAGCGGCGCCCCGCGTCGCGGTCCGTACCGGGCAGACGGCGTCCTGTGTTGCTCCACCGGACCAACTTAGGTCGGACAATGTGCCGAATGGCCCCACAGACACGCCGTCGGCACGTCCCCGCCGCCGCGTTCGAGACGCCGCCGAACGCGCCCAGCCGCACGCCGTAGACTGGTGGATCGGCCCGCACCGCACCCCCGCCCGGCCCCGCAGTACCGGGCCCCGGGCCGCCCGGGAGCGGGCCACCGCCCCACCGCCCCACCACCTCATCCTCACGTACGGGAAGTCGCAACGTGTCGCTCACGATCGGAATCGTCGGTCTGCCCAATGTCGGCAAGTCGACCCTGTTCAACGCCCTGACCAAGAACGACGTGCTCGCGGCCAACTACCCGTTCGCCACGATTGAGCCCAACGTCGGCGTGGTCGGCGTCCCCGACCCCCGCCTGACGAAGTTGGCCGAGATCTTCTCCTCCCAGCGCGTGCTCCCGGCGACCGTCGACTTCGTCGACATCGCCGGCATCGTGCGCGGCGCCAGCGAGGGCGAGGGCCTGGGCAACAAGTTCCTCGCGAACATCCGTGAGTCCGACGCCATCTGCCAGGTCATCCGCGCCTTCAAGGACGAGAACGTCGTGCACGTCGACGGCAAGGTCTCGCCCAAGGACGACATCGAGACGATCAACACCGAGCTGATCCTCGCCGACCTCCAGACCGTCGAGAAGGTCCTGCCGCGCCTGCAGAAGGAGTCGCGGATCAAGAAGGACACCGCGCCCAAGGTGAAGGCCGTCGAGGAGGCCAAGGAGATCCTGGAGAAGGGCGACACGCTCTTCGCGCACGGCATCGTCCAGGGCACCGAGCGCAACGAACTCCTGCACGACCTGCACCTGCTCACCACCAAGCCCTTCCTCTACGTCTTCAACGTCGACGAGGACGAGCTGACCGACGAGGACTTCAAGAACGAGCAGCGCGCCCTGGTCGCCCCCGCCGAGGCGATCTTCCTCAACGCCAAGCTGGAGGCGGACCTCGCCGAGCTCGACGAGGACGAGGCCCTGGAACTCCTGCAGTCCGTCGGCCAGGACGAGCCCGGCCTCGCCACCCTCGCCCACGTCGGCTTCCGCACCCTCGGCCTCCAGACGTACCTGACGGCCGGCCCCAAGGAGTCCCGCGCCTGGACGATCAAGAAGGGCGCCACCGCCCCCGAGGCCGCCGGTGTCATCCACACCGACTTCCAGAAGGGCTTCATCAAGGCCGAGGTCATCTCCTTCGACGACCTGGTCGAGACCGGCTCCGTCACCGAGGCCCGCGCCAAGGGCAAGGCCCGCATGGAGGGCAAGGACTACGTCATGCAGGACGGCGACGTGGTCGAGTTCAGGTTCAACGTGTAGCCATCGGTCCGCCGAGGCACGGATCCGGTCCGGGGGCCCTTGCCGTCAGCCGCCCTGGGCGTGGTTCAGGACCAGGCGATCTCGCCGTCCCGGGAGACGAAGCGTCCGGTGCCCGCGCCGGGTCCCTCGGTGGCGAGGGCGACGATCGCGTCCGTCCCCTCGGTGACGGTCTGGGGGCCGCTGTGGCCGTTGAGGTCGGTCGCGGTGTAGCCGGGGTCGGCCGCGTTGACACGGATGCCCTTGAGTCCCTTGGCGTACTGCGTGGTCAGCATCGTCAGTGCCGCCTTCGAGGCGGTGTACAGCGGCACGATCACGTGCGACTCGGGCCGGTCGGGGTCGTGGGTGAAGGCGAGGGAGCCCATGCCGCTGCTGACGTTGATGACGACGGGGTCGTCCGAGCGGCGCAGCAGCGGCAGGAACGCGGTGGTGGCGCGGACGACGCCGATGACGTTGACGTCGAGGACGGCGAGGGCGTCGGCGGCGGTGAGGCCGCTGGGATCTCCGGCGGGGCCCTGCACACCGGCGTTGTTGATCAGGACGTCGATCCTGCCCTCGTGCGCGGCGACGTCCGCCGCGGCGGCGGCGACGGACGCGTCGTCGGTCACGTCGATGGTGACGTGGCGTGCGCCGAGCGCGGTGGCGGCGGCCTCGCCCCGCTCGCGGTCGCGGGCTCCGACGAGCACGGTGTGCCCCTGTTCGATCAGGCGGCGGGCGGTCTCGCGGCCGAGGCCCTTGTTGGCTCCGGTGATGAAGGTGATCGTCATGCGTTCGATCCTGGCCCCGCGGCCGGAGGCGGACCAGAGAAGGCTCGACGGTAGGAAGCCCAGTACCACCTTCACGCCCGCGCACACGAGCGGGAATGCCGGAGGATGGACGGTATGCCGACGACATCCGGAACCGGACTGGGTGCGATGATCCGCACGTGGCGGGACCGGCTGCCTCCCGCGGCCGCCGGGCTGCCCGTGGCACGCGGGCGCCGCACGGCCGGGCTGCGCCGCGAGGAGCTGGCCGACCTGGCCGGGGTCTCGGTCGACTACGTCGTGCGGCTGGAGCAGGGACGGGCCACGACACCCTCCGCGTCGGTGGCGGCGTCCCTGGCCCGCGCCCTGCGACTGTCCACCGCCGAGCGGGACCACCTCTACCGGCTGGCCCGGCTCGTGCCGCCGGCGGACGGCGCAGTCCCCGACCACCTTCCGCCCGGCGTGCAACGGGTGCTCGCCCGGCTCGGTGACGTGGTGGTCGCCGTGTTCGCGGCGGACTGGCAACTGCTCTGGTGGAACCGCGGGTGGGCCGCGCTGCTGGGCGACCCCTCCGCCGCGCCGCCGGGGCTGCGCAACTTCGCCCGCGACAGGTTCCCGGT
The DNA window shown above is from Streptomyces sp. NBC_00670 and carries:
- a CDS encoding helix-turn-helix domain-containing protein, translating into MPTTSGTGLGAMIRTWRDRLPPAAAGLPVARGRRTAGLRREELADLAGVSVDYVVRLEQGRATTPSASVAASLARALRLSTAERDHLYRLARLVPPADGAVPDHLPPGVQRVLARLGDVVVAVFAADWQLLWWNRGWAALLGDPSAAPPGLRNFARDRFPVDDGPARLALWPVTEADRDATDAAVVSDLRRATGRFPRDGRLAALIRDLAAGNRRFAELWATGAVAAHREDHKTIDHPSVGPVTVDCDVLSDGDSELKIVIMTAVPGSEDETRLRLTAVAGPPAAARA